The following coding sequences are from one Salvia hispanica cultivar TCC Black 2014 chromosome 3, UniMelb_Shisp_WGS_1.0, whole genome shotgun sequence window:
- the LOC125214195 gene encoding E3 ubiquitin-protein ligase RGLG2-like — MGNKSSSPRAEGSWRQASTTRSSSSSGWQHDYGQATYSQYAQNYPKPNQPSRTGSTSSGWQHDGGVNTGSSNSRYDDQVPPVAYPYPAPSAGYPPVEQFYASPQDYAPPSPAPAPYRMPAPQVHAPQKRLDKRYSRIADNYRSLEEVTEALARAGLESSNLIIGIDFTKSNEWTGKISYNNLSLHNIGDGLNPYEQAITIVGKTLAAFDDDNLIPCYGFGDASTHDQDVFSFYPDGRNCNGFEEVLRRYRELVPNLKLAGPTSFAPIIEMAMTVVEQNRGQYHVLVIIADGQVTRSVDTDHGQLSPQEQKTVQAIVEASQLPLSIILVGVGDGPWDTMKEFDDNIPAREFDNFQFVNFTEIMAKNTHPTRKETEFALSALMEIPTQYKATMELNLLGRRKGNVPERIALPPPVYGAAAFGGNSKPSPSPSPADAYQYSSSSYYDYTAPPAPSPPAPSSNYEHQICPICLTNPKDMAFGCGHQTCCECGQELQLCPICRSRIDTRIKLY; from the exons ATGGGAAACAAGAGCTCGAGCCCTAGAGCCGAGGGGAGTTGGAGGCAAGCTTCAACGACTCGGTCTAGCTCTTCATCTGGATGGCAGCACGATTATGGTCAGGCGACGTATTCGCAGTATGCACAAAATTATCCTAAGCCGAACCAACCGTCAAGAACGGGTTCTACTTCATCAGGGTGGCAGCATGATGGTGGCGTGAACACTGGATCGTCGAATTCACGATATGATGATCAGGTCCCACCTGTGGCGTATCCGTATCCAGCGCCATCAGCAGGGTATCCGCCCGTGGAGCAGTTCTACGCTTCGCCCCAAGATTATGCGCCTCCATCACCTGCCCCGGCCCCGTACCGTATGCCTGCTCCTCAAGTGCATGCGCCACAAAAGAGGCTTGATAAGAGGTATTCGAGGATTGCTGACAACTATCGTTCGTTAGAGGAG GTTACCGAAGCTCTTGCACGAGCTGGCCTTGAGTCTTCAAACTTGATTATCGGGATTGATTTTACTAAGAGCAATGAATGGACTG GCAAGATATCATATAACAACCTAAGCTTACATAACATTGGCGATGGTCTGAATCCCTACGAACAAGCCATAACCATTGTAGGGAAAACCTTGGCAGCTTTTGATGACGACAATTTGATCCCTTGTTACGGGTTTGGAGATG CATCAACTCATGATCAAGACGTATTTAGTTTTTATCCCGATGGAAGGAATTGCAATGGATTTGAGGAAGTTCTGCGCCGTTACAGAGAACTTGTTCCGAACCTGAAGCTTGCAG GGCCCACATCATTTGCACCGATAATCGAAATGGCTATGACTGTTGTCGAGCAGAACCGGGGCCAGTACCATGTTTTAGTGATTATTGCCGATGGGCAG GTCACGAGAAGTGTTGATACCGATCACGGTCAGTTGAGTCCACAGGAGCAGAAAACCGTTCAAGCAATAGTCGAAGCAAG CCAGTTGCCTCTATCAATTATTTTGGTCGGGGTCGGAGACGGCCCTTGGGATACAATGAAGGAATTCGACGACAATATCCCTGCAAGGGAGTTCGATAATTTCCAG TTTGTCAACTTCACCGAGATTATGGCTAAAAATACGCACCCAACCCGAAAAGAAACGGAGTTTGCTCTTTCAGCGTTGATGGAAATCCCTACTCAGTATAAAGCAACGATGGAGCTCAATCTGTTGGG TCGAAGGAAAGGGAACGTTCCGGAGAGAATTGCACTTCCTCCTCCCGTCTATGGCGCAGCAGCATTTGGCGGAAATTCAAAGCCCTCACCCTCGCCCTCGCCAGCAGATGCCTATCAATACAGCTCTAGTTCGTACTACGACTACACTGCTCCTCCTGCTCCATCTCCTCCCGCTCCGTCTTCTAACTACGAACACCAG ATTTGTCCCATATGCCTCACTAATCCAAAGGACATGGCGTTTGGCTGCGGCCATCAG ACATGTTGCGAGTGTGGACAAGAGCTTCAGCTATGCCCGATTTGCAGGAGTCGAATAGACACGAGAATAAAGCTTTACTGA
- the LOC125214199 gene encoding uncharacterized protein LOC125214199, protein MASEAAHENPDEWELINDDGFVYKRKKRPRLEHAAAAPPPPDPAAERKHRLERRKRALLKLKERYLEEISRWELLSNTLTAMEQNAAKQSMELPTTSSDGASSSGEISAADSPRRRVVGDLLAQVEAQEAIIRDLTNLCDVAEGLCSAQEGKFKQKLIDLPIWDPSPDELMKALGDG, encoded by the exons ATGGCGAGCGAAGCCGCCCACGAAAATCCCGACGAATGGGAGCTCATAAACGACGACGGCTTCGTCTACAAGCGCAAGAAGCGCCCCCGCCTCGAacacgccgccgccgcccctcCGCCGCCGGATCCGGCGGCGGAGCGGAAGCACCGACTCGAGCGGCGGAAAAGGGCCTTGCTGAAGTTGAAAGAGAGGTACCTGGAAGAGATTAGCCGGTGGGAACTTTTGTCGAACACGTTGACTGCAATGGAGCAGAATGCTGCGAAACAGTCGATGGAGCTCCCCACGACTTCCTCTGATGGGGCTTCTAGCTCCGGCGAGATTTCGGCGGCGGATTCACCTCGACGGAGAGTCGTCGGTGACCTTCTCGCTCAG GTTGAAGCGCAGGAGGCTATAATTAGGGATTTAACGAATTTGTGTGATGTGGCGGAAGGGCTGTGCAGTGCACAGGAGGGGAAATTCAAGCAGAAGCTAATTGACCTACCGATTTGGGATCCGTCGCCGGACGAGCTCATGAAAGCATTGGGTGATGGATGA